tggagcgcggcccggcgcgATGCGTGACTCGCATTAGCGAGCGTGTTCGGCAGTTTTGAAACATCTGCGACTTTGATTCATCTCTGAAGTGAGAAAGCTGCGACGGAGGACGGAGAAGCGTCTTTTTTCCGCCGCAAATATATGCGTGTAATATAGCCTCGGTCACACGCCAACGCTAATAGCGGATCTGCTAACCATATGGGAGAAAATTACAAAGACTAGCTAGTCCTGGATTGAATTTacccaaaaagacaaaaagaaaagactCAATGAAATATTTCCACTGTCGGAAATGTAATTGATGAGATTAGGAAGGGCCTTTGGCGCTGATTGCAAACATCTGTCTGACGGAAGACAGCACGCTAACTCACAAACATCTTTTGCTGGAcgtcttttctttgttaaggctaAACGCATCGCGAAGGAGCTAGCATGACTGCGCGACGAGATGATTCAGACGTGTTCATCCATCTTGTGTTAATGAGCAGGAGCAAACGGCTTTTAGTCATCACGCACGACCTTGAAAGCGTTTTGGATTCTAACCGAAAATCCTTTCTGTGATCTGTTAATTCGagctgacactttttttttttttaattagcattCCTCAGGAAGTTGGATTGATATGAAACgtgtgtcggggggggggggggactaaagaaaaaaaatggtaaagaaaataaaaataaagatacTGCTGTATTTTTGAGTCCTTGGCAAGCTACTCGAAAAGGTCACGCGAGGTTATTATTGTCAACAAAaagattaaaaatgaaaaacatctttgttaatgaaagaaaacaaaaatgttttatgaACAAAACTAGCTGAAACTAAATGTTACTAAACTAAAAGTAAATACGTCCTTAAAAAATTACtttttaattaatattataCAGGAGCTTGTATTTATTTCTGTTTTAATAAGCGTCTGCTCAAATGCTCCATAACTTACaaatctatttttaaaacaaaaatgaaacattttccaaaaaatgataaaaattcATAAAACCTCCTCTGAAAACAAATTCAGTGAATATAACAAAAATCGAAAGGAAATAAAAGCGATATATAAATGCGGCCACTAACTTGTCTGACGCTCGTGTCCCATTCGCAGCTTCATCCCCGGCGCTTGGCAGCCTTGCAGCAGAACGTGTGGGACCGGGACTCAGCGGCGCACAGTCAAGTGCCGAGTCTTGCTCTCCTTCTCTCAGACCGTGGCCGACCTCCCCGACGAAGAATGCAAAGGCATCAAACCTGCGCTGAGTCAAGCCTGCCACCGGATTCCCTGCCACATGTCAGAAGGCAACGAtgagcagcaggaggaggaggaggagggctcGGAGGAGGAGAACCTCGAGGGAGAGGAGCTTCACGAATGGGAATACGACGGCTTCACCGAGTGTTCCAAGAGTTGCGGAGGCGGTAAGAAACTCGCCCGGTGATCCCTGTCTCATTTTTCTATCGCCGTTCACGCTCGGCGGCGTTTGAATCTCAGGTGTGCAGGAAGCCGTGGTCATCTGCCTGAACAAGCAGACCAAGATGGCGTCTGCAAACCTGAGTTTGTGCGTGAGCGCCCGCAGGCCCCCGCCACTCCTCCTGGACTGTCAAACGCAGCCTTGCCCCCCCAGGTAAAATCCTCGCCGCCATGCTTTGGAATATTTTCAGGAGCACATGTAATGAATGACTTTTTCGCAACGTCACGCTTTCAATGGCGGAGGCTGCAAACTTGTTTTTGCAGGCCTCGAGTCTTGTTTTCAAGCACAACAAACGTTGCATCGCACGTGTTTCCTTTGGCCTCGCATGCTCTCCCCGAGGCCTCCGAGCGCTTCCACGTGAAACTGCGCTCTTTGgatagtcccccccccccgtgaGGAGAAATGGCCTCGGAGTGAATATGAATCAtttggaaatgaaaatgttTAAAGTAGGCTGGATTCATGAAGTGGGAGAAGGATTAGTTCATCAAACTCGCAGCGTGTGGGTGAGAAAAATCTCGAGTGCTTCACATTCTTGGTTGTAATGCTCTTTACAGGTGGGAAGCAGGGGGGTGGAGCCAATGCTCCGCTTCCTGTGGGGTCGGCCTGATGTCCCGCACCGTAGCGTGCGCTCGCCGTCCGTCCGTGGGGAGCAACAGCACGGAGGTTCTGCCAAATGAAAACTGCCACGATCCAAAACCGAACCCCATCCAGGCTTGCAACCGCTTCGACTGCCCCCCCACGTGGGAGACGCAGGAATGGGGGAAGGTACAAAGACAAATGAAGAAGTGATCCTTCACAAGACCATGATGTCTGTTTCTTTGTTGATTTTAGTGCTCCAGTCGTTGCGGGAATGGAGTCGAGAAGAGACGGGTGGTGTGCAAACAGCGCTTGGCCGACGGAAGCTTCCTGGAGTTGCCAGACCCGTTTTGTCCCGCCAAGGTGCCGGCCAGCCAGCGGCTGTGTAGCACAGAGCAGCGCTGCCCGCCCCAGTGGGTCACCAGCTGGTCCCAGGTAGCCTTGATCCGATCCATCACACTAACTTAATTAAAGTTATGATAACTttctttttgaattttttttttcagtgttcgGCGACTTGCGGAAATGGGATGCAAAGACTGGAGGCAGTCTGCATGAAGCAAGGCGAGGACGGACAGTATCACACGGTCGATCCAAACAATTGCTCCTCTCTGGGACGACCCACCAGGATCCGACCGTGCTCTCTTAGACTCTGCAAGAGTAAGACACCCTCGTACTCACAAATTGTAACGAGAATAaccgaagcagtgcaacgttttGTCACAGATTCGCTGAAAACGGAGCCTACCATCCTGGCTCGGAGGAATGTTTATGTTCAGTGGAGGAGGAGTAAAAGGGTCCATTTGATGGTCGGCGGCACCGCCTATCTTCTCCCCTGGACAACTGTGGTCCTTCGCTGTCCAGCCCGCCATATCCGCAAAACAAATATCCAATGGTTGAAAGAAGGGAAGCCCCTGGCGACACCTCTGGGGTTAGTGAAGATCCAGCAGGTCGGCCCGTCTGATGCCGGGACGTACACCTGCGTGGCGGGCCGGGTTAAAGAACATTTGGTCCTACGGGTCATTGGGGGCAAGTACAAGTTGCGCAGACCGGAAGCGACGAGGGCACAGGAGCCCTCCATCTCGCCTGACGGGTATGACGACATTGTTGAGCGCTTGCTCCAGCTCAAGGATGAGAAGAACAAGACCACCTCGGAAGACAGGCGAGATCTTCTCGACATCCCCGATGTCATCGTTCTCGATAGTCGGAGGCTGGATGAGATCGGCAGCCTCGGAGGAAAGCAAGGCGAGCGAGCCGTCGCTCAGTTAGTCGACGAGCTGTCCGTTCCCCACCACGAGACCAATGACTCAAGTCGTCACCATCCAGAAATGGAATCAAACGCAAAAAGCCAGCCGAGCAGGAACAGAAGCCCGGTGATCATCCAGAGCCCCTGGAAAGTCAGAGCGGGATCGTCTTCGGACGCGAGCGTCAATGTCGGGCGGGCGATTTTGCTGCGGAAAGCGTATGCCAGTTTGGAGATCAGATGTGAAACTCTCGGTTACCCGGAACCATCCCTAACCTGGACCAAAAATGGCAAACTCTTGCGTTCCGATCGAAGGTATGACCGCACGACTCGTGAACTGCAAAGGAGAttacgatttaactgagcggccATCTTGTCTTGACACCGGCAGAATAGACTTGTTGCCCGGCGGCTCGCTGAGGATCCGCTATCCGAACCTGGGCGACGAGGGTCTGTACACCTGCACCGCCAGAAACTGGCTCGGGTCCACCTCACGCTCGTCTTGGTTGCAGATTACAGGTGAGAACCGTATCCCGGACCCGCAAATCCGAAATCCGTGCGAAGCACCtgtggctaaagccaaactATGGCAGGATTTTTACTTTCCGAGTCTGGATTTTTTCCACCTAAAGCAACAATGACATGGGttccatttttaaagatgtgtctACTTTTTTGGGTTGAAAACTTGCTGTTTCTGGGAAGTCACATTCATGCACTCGGCCACCgcaaatgttttcaaactgGGTCGCGAAGCCGTGGCTTGCCTGGCTGAGTCAGTGGTGGAGAATGCGTGCTGCGTGCCATCAGCAGAAGTCCCCTGAGAGCCGCGCCGTCCGTCCCACCTCCCCTCAAAGCGTCGCCCCTCGCAACCTCTCTGGATTGCAATCAAAGAGGCGGACGGCACTGCTGATTTTCTCGCCCATACGACAACAATTAGAAGGCTCGAGGGAGAACGTTTCAAAGACGATAAGCTGCTACGCTATGAGGGCCAAAGAATAAAAGGGGCTGTCAAAGGAcaagttattttgtttttttcttctcctttaaTTCCCATCCACTGTATTATCAGGAAGCGGAGGAAGAAACTGCGTCCAAGCTGATGGCTCCTTTTGCCCTGATAGGAGCAACAGCAGCATCCCGTCAGCTGCCCACAGGTTGGCGGCCGCAATGCACATTTTTAGTCATCCCTTTTCAAATCTCACAAAACTCTCTTCAAGTCGTTGGCGGGCGGACCCTTGGGCGGCGTGCTCAGCCAGctgcggcggcggatcccagaccAGACGAGTGCGCTGCGTGGAGGGCCCCGAGAGCGGCTCGACGGAGGTGGAGCAGCGGCGCTGCTTCGGCGCGGGGCGGAAACCCTCCGACAGCAGGACGTGCAACGTTTTGCCCTGCGTCGCTTGGGCTACGAGCAACTGGGGATTGGTAAGCCCGCTCCTTGTAGCCAATCATCTTAACAAGTCATGGAAACATTAAGGAGGCCTCGCTTTTTGACCTTGTTGGCGCCGATGCCAACGCTGACTCACGGCTCAAATATGGCGTTCGCCTTTCACGACATAAACTGCATCAGTGTTTCTCACAATCACGACACATACTGTTGTATATACTGTTTATCCCGTAAATATTCTCTGCGTGTCAACTTCCAACGTGGCAGCATTTGGCTTTTTTGTGTAAATAATTGATGTGACAATCTGAAATTTCCCGCCTAATCTTAAAAATCAAAAGTGACCCAAcaccgccatctagtggtatcTGGTAGTCATTACAGTGGCTTACGAACCTAAatttcacaggcaagcagggttaATTAGTATTCTGATCTTATTTGTGTCGtaactttttgttctttttgaaTGTTTcagtgcagtggtcaatgcCTGGGTCCAGGTTTGGCTGCACAGCACCGCGATGTTTTCTGCCTAGACACAAATGGCACCAAAGTCCCTTCCAGGGTGTGCGGCGGACTCAGACGGTAAAAATTGCCGTCCCAAACAAACGTTCCATCCGCCGGGTATCGGCTTTGTTACTCCGATACGTTTCCCCTTCCAAGGCCGAGCTCCACGAGGAACTGCTCGGCGGACGCTTGCACTCCGCGCTGGCGAGTCGGCCCGTGGACGCAGTGCACGGCCACCTGCGGCCGACACGGCTTCCAGTCGCGCCGGGTGGCGTGCACGAGGCGACCCAGCGGGAGCTGCTCGCGGAGGCCTCGTCCCGCCAGCTGGCAGCGCTGCAATACGGTGTCCTGCGGCAGAGGTGAGCCGTTCGAACGTCACGCTGCAAATGTCCAAGGTTGCACTCTAGAAATTTTTAACACCACGGTCGCTGGCGCTTTGCTAACCGTAGCCGCAGGAGAGTGTCGTGACAGCACCCGGTACTGCGAGAAGGTGCGGCAGTTGGAGTTGTGCACGCTTCCACAGTTTAAAAGTCGCTGctgtcactcgtgtctcaacacCTGATGGGCGGGGCACGTCGGATGCCATCAAGGACCTCCCGCTGCAGGCATTGATGAACGGAGGGACATGTCGTACGATGGATGTTTTCAGATGTGACGTGATGTGAGAACCACTGGAAAGGATTTGAAACGCAATTTCCAAAGTATTTTGGGTATGCCAAAAAAAACTCCAATCTGATATTTGAATTGACAAATTGAATTGGATGGGAGTTTGAACTGAATGTTGCACTCATGACTGAAGCAAACACACAATGGGAGGAAACaggaaaaagaaatattttgcaCTCGAAACTCAACAAAAGTCTTGTTAAAAACATGACTTGTTGATGTTTTTTATGTTACATTTATatattttgctttgtattttttaaaaggtATTTATCTACAGTATATGTCTAGTTTAACCACTTTTTTTATGCTTTTGCACATTTAGTCGTGACATGCCCACATGTTGTCGCCAATTTTTAATTCTTCCTTTTGGCTCCCAGGTGACAAGAAAGCACAATGCTGGAAAAACAGCAATTTTGAAGCATCAGTAATGTTTCTTTTtgaattcttgtttttttttttccaacatacATTTTTGATTGATTATTTATTCACCGGATTGGCACTTTTGGATTTGAGTGCAACATGTTGGTGTTTTATTGAGGTGCAATTGTTTGATTTTATGAGAAGAAACCGTCATCAACATATCAAGTATATGCTTCAGTTGTGTAGATATGTATTTTGTCTTATTTATTTCCATGCGCGTCTGTGTGTACagttttgtaaataaataaaatggttgGAATTGATGTTGCCTGGTGATTATACGTATTTGACGTACATTCCCAgagcgccctctgctggtattttttatttttcataaaaTTATGCTCTGCTTTTATGTAATATTGCTACCTGAGGAACAAAATTGGAATGGTATTCAATAATAACAAGACACCGTATGTTTGCGCCATCAATAACATATAatctattatcattattatttattattattattggcatTGCTGCATGGATCACTCGAGTTTCCTACCTTTTCTATTTTTGAACGCCCCTTACGTGGCGCATATGGGTGACGTATATATCCCGCGACAGTAGCTTTCCGTGAGCGCCTCAAGCCCAATCGCCTCTGCAAAATTAGTGACTTATACCGTTTTTCACGTTTTGCTCTGTTAAACTGTCCAAATCGTGTACACCGGCATATGAATTTCCACTTGACAAATATGTAGCGGGCAGGAGTGTGTAGTTTTAAAGCTCTCAATTCGCGCAGTAGCCCAGTTTGGAAAGTGACTGCTTGTAACTTGGAGTTTATCTTGGACGTTGTGGTCGCGTTTTTTGTCGATTCGGGCTCCGGAGGGAAAGTATGGACGAACCGAAGGAACCCGCGGATGACGGAGGAGCTTCGACCAAAGAGACGGACAAGAAGAAAAGATCCCGCGTCAAGCAGCTGCTGTGCGAAGTGAAAAAACAAGTGGAGTTCTGGTTCGGAGACGTCAACCTCCACAAGGACCGCTTTCTGAGAAAGCTCATTGACGAGTCGAATGACGGCTGTAAGTCACCCACATCGAAAAATGTATCGGACGTGTTTTGATTGTTTTGTGGGATTTTTGGTCTCAGATGTTGATTTATCCGTGGTGGCGAGCTTCAATCGCATGAAGAAGCTGACGAGCGACACTAAACTGATCGCCCGGGCTTTGAAGAATTCTTCCGTACTAGAGGTGAGGAGTGGCAAAAGCCTGCCTGTGCATTCGAATCCGACTCAATGAATAAAAAACGTGTGGCAAACTTCCAGGTGAATTTAGAGGGTGACAAAGTGAGACGGCAACTTCCCATCGGAGATGTTCCACCTGACGTGGACAGCCGCACAGTCTACGTGGTAaacgtttgtttttcttttaagtcctctgtttatgttttgggtcaaattgacccacgcTGATGTTATCCAGCCCAAAATCATTTCTCTCAAAATATTTCTCGACGTCACATGTCCTTTCTCGTGTCATTTTGAAATGTCTTTTCATGTAGGAGCTCCTGCCCAAGGACGTGACTCACAGCTGGATCGAGAAGGTCTTCTCTAAATGCGGGACCGTCGTTTACGCCAGCATCCCCAGATACAAAACCACCAACGATCCCAAAGGCTTTGCCTTTGTGGAGTTCGAGAACCCAGAGCAAGCCCAAAAAGCCATTGAGGTGAACTTTCATTCATAATAATAAGCCACTGATGAGCTGAAGAAAacttggtttcttttttttccccacatccaGATGCTCAATAACCCTCCTGAAGATGCTCCTAGGAAGCCGGGAATATTTCCCAAGACTAAGAAGGGGAAGCCCATCAAGATGACTGCAGACAATCCGTCTTCAGGTACGCATtgcctggcaaaaaaaaaaaacagctcttcctattttatttattttaatttgattgaaaATTTGAGCACAAGACAGTTAcaattaaaagaaagaaaaaccctTGATTGAAAACTAAGGACAAGCTGTGGCGCAAAAGGTTGTGCTTGGGTTGTTTTGAATTTGTTGGGAAAAGAGAACAATACAATGAATGGGgggaaattaatttaaaaaaatgtgtcgCAGGTGGCGGCggggaggaagagaagaaaaagaaaaagaagaagaaaaagaagctgctgCCAGAGGAGGCCAAAGTGGCGCCGATGGACGCCGAGCCGCCAGttctgcagcagcaacagcagaagaagaaaaagaagcagcagcagcagcaaagctCAGATGCTGCAAGTCAGAAGACGACGGGTAAAATCTCGGAGAAAAAGAGACGCCGCTCGCGGGTGGTGGACGAATCGGAAGCGGCGCTGCCCGCCAAGATGAGGAAGCTCGAGGAGAACGAAGTCGAGTTTGAGAGCAGTAAGCTTCTGTCAACAAaccaaggagaaaaaaaaaaaaaaaaaagtgaattgaCAATGTGATTGCATGTGCAGATCCGCCACTAGAGGGCGAGCATGGGAAAGAAAACCAAGAAGACCCGCTGGTCAAAGCCAAgagaaagaggaagaagaaacaCAAGGAGAAGCTTAAGATTGGCGAGGAGGTCATCCCGCTCAGGGTCATGTCCAAGTACGAGCGCACAACAACAACGAGGCCACACTCCGGtaaacaaaaaccaaaaaatGTGTGCGGGCAAATAACCACGTTTGTGCGATGGCAGGAAAGCGTGGCTGGAGCTCAAGTCCGAGTACCTGCGGCTGCAGAAGCGCAGCATGTCCTCCCTGAAGAAGTGCATGACGCAGCTGGACGGCGAGGAGCGGCGCGGCGGCAGAAGCGACCAGAAGAGTGAGTTCAGCACGACACCGCTTCATTTCGGAACATCTTGCGAAAGGcctcagggttttttttttctcttgcagtGGAGGCGAGCGAGAAGGCGAGCGCTCTGGGTCCGCAGTTCACCAGCGGCGTCATCATTAAGATTACGGACAACAAGGCGCTTCCGGGGAGGAAGATAATCAAGGTAAAGAGCATGTTAAAGGGGAAGTCGACCCCAAAAATATAGCAGTGTGACAATTTTATGTTTGATAAACTGTGTATATGCcatgtgtgagtttgtgtgtacTACATAAACTGGTCATTGCTTCTACTTCAAAATGCAAAAAATCTCCATTCTCCCTTTTCTGACAGACTTTGTCGATACAACGTGACAAACGCTTTGAGCAATCATCAAAATTCT
The sequence above is drawn from the Syngnathus scovelli strain Florida chromosome 1, RoL_Ssco_1.2, whole genome shotgun sequence genome and encodes:
- the adamtsl3 gene encoding ADAMTS-like protein 1 isoform X1 encodes the protein MLDHFHSECVHPGQGQLLRMQSCHRYGIQELRLLVSSSLVKSALASAAVTEQNQRVERHLQVGVWANNGDAVFIREFALIRRDHFSEEPLHDTSQKPEDPSSRTARSEEDRDTLWDAWGSWSECSRTCGGGASYSLRRCLSSKTCEGQNIKYRTCGNVDCPVDAGDFRAQQCSAHADVRFQGQYHEWLPVYNDPNNPCALKCKAKESGLLVELAPKVLDGTRCYTESLDMCISGVCQIVGCDLELGSAAKEDNCGVCNGDGSSCRLMRGHYKSQHASGKTEDTVVVIPFKSRQVRLILKGPDHLYVESKTLQGVKGQLILDKSGQYQLENTTLDYQKLSDKEVLKIPGPLGADFTIQVQFASGPDSVTQYIFYQPIVHRWRETDFFPCSVTCGGGYQLTSAECFDLRGGRVVADQYCHYYPENSKPKPKLQECNLEPCLASDGYKQIMPYDLYHPLPRWESSPWTTCSTSCNGGTQSRSVSCVEEDMQGIVSATDEWKCLYAPKMAVLQPCNTFECPTWMAQDWSPCTVTCGQGLRYRVVLCMDHRGLHAGGCDPTTKPHIKEECLVTVPCYKAIDTLPVEAKPLWHKQAIELHEETLATEEPNFIPGAWQPCSRTCGTGTQRRTVKCRVLLSFSQTVADLPDEECKGIKPALSQACHRIPCHMSEGNDEQQEEEEEGSEEENLEGEELHEWEYDGFTECSKSCGGGVQEAVVICLNKQTKMASANLSLCVSARRPPPLLLDCQTQPCPPRWEAGGWSQCSASCGVGLMSRTVACARRPSVGSNSTEVLPNENCHDPKPNPIQACNRFDCPPTWETQEWGKCSSRCGNGVEKRRVVCKQRLADGSFLELPDPFCPAKVPASQRLCSTEQRCPPQWVTSWSQCSATCGNGMQRLEAVCMKQGEDGQYHTVDPNNCSSLGRPTRIRPCSLRLCKNSLKTEPTILARRNVYVQWRRSKRVHLMVGGTAYLLPWTTVVLRCPARHIRKTNIQWLKEGKPLATPLGLVKIQQVGPSDAGTYTCVAGRVKEHLVLRVIGGKYKLRRPEATRAQEPSISPDGYDDIVERLLQLKDEKNKTTSEDRRDLLDIPDVIVLDSRRLDEIGSLGGKQGERAVAQLVDELSVPHHETNDSSRHHPEMESNAKSQPSRNRSPVIIQSPWKVRAGSSSDASVNVGRAILLRKAYASLEIRCETLGYPEPSLTWTKNGKLLRSDRRIDLLPGGSLRIRYPNLGDEGLYTCTARNWLGSTSRSSWLQITGSGGRNCVQADGSFCPDRSNSSIPSAAHSRWRADPWAACSASCGGGSQTRRVRCVEGPESGSTEVEQRRCFGAGRKPSDSRTCNVLPCVAWATSNWGLCSGQCLGPGLAAQHRDVFCLDTNGTKVPSRVCGGLRRPSSTRNCSADACTPRWRVGPWTQCTATCGRHGFQSRRVACTRRPSGSCSRRPRPASWQRCNTVSCGRAAGECRDSTRYCEKVRQLELCTLPQFKSRCCHSCLNT